A genomic window from Acidobacteriota bacterium includes:
- a CDS encoding M14 family metallopeptidase has product MRLSSRGLTPIRLVIAALLLWQGASFVNAQAPVSPAQRPAGQRVWPLTRPEATNFAETSRYDEVISFMKAMAAASPQIHLTTYGYTYEGRPMPLAVIGAPGATPEQVLATGKTRIYIQGDIHAGEVEGKEALLWLLRSIAKGERAEWFKSVVLLINPIYNADGNERVNVANRGTQFGPVGGMGQRANAQGLDLNRDCTKLETAEARSLAMLLNRYDPHVAIDLHTTDGSSDSGFYLTYETSINPNDSKATTGLLRDQLLPVVTRAVKAKHGWDYFYYGGVMRGGAERAWESDAELAKARYTSTYFGVRNRLGILVETYSYASFEDRIKANYWFLEETLGYVAKNGEAVKQAVATAGSESIVGKELAVRQKLVKGAEPKEIVFAQTVGERNPYVPDRPYRRRVPGGETREAMGHYGTTEATETSVAPRAYVLPAAIAGPPAPAASAGQAGGRVGGPPSPAATARQGGGRGGGSPSARVIASVIDRLEAHGIKYIRTEKEQTIKGERFKIESNTLADREYQGTHKMRTLTGKWEAAEQTLPAGSIIVPMDQPLARLAFLLFDPRSDDGLMAWNILDPVLGATPAPEYYPVLRTMDGVGK; this is encoded by the coding sequence ATGCGACTATCGTCACGGGGCTTGACCCCCATCCGTCTTGTGATCGCTGCGCTGCTGCTCTGGCAGGGCGCCAGCTTCGTGAACGCGCAGGCGCCAGTTTCTCCGGCGCAGCGGCCCGCCGGGCAGAGGGTCTGGCCGCTGACGCGGCCCGAGGCCACCAACTTCGCCGAGACGAGCCGGTATGACGAAGTGATCAGCTTCATGAAGGCGATGGCGGCCGCCTCACCCCAGATTCACTTGACCACGTATGGGTATACGTACGAGGGCCGTCCCATGCCGCTGGCGGTCATCGGGGCACCCGGCGCGACGCCCGAGCAGGTGCTGGCGACCGGGAAGACGCGGATCTACATCCAGGGGGACATCCACGCAGGCGAGGTCGAGGGCAAGGAGGCGTTGCTCTGGCTGCTGCGTTCCATTGCGAAAGGCGAGCGCGCCGAGTGGTTCAAGTCCGTCGTGCTGCTGATCAACCCGATCTACAACGCGGACGGCAACGAGCGCGTCAACGTCGCGAACCGCGGCACGCAGTTCGGGCCGGTCGGTGGCATGGGGCAGCGCGCCAACGCGCAGGGCCTGGATCTGAATCGCGACTGCACGAAGCTCGAGACGGCCGAGGCCCGATCGCTCGCGATGCTGCTCAACCGGTACGATCCGCATGTGGCGATCGACCTGCACACCACCGACGGCAGCTCCGACAGCGGCTTCTACCTGACCTACGAGACGTCGATCAATCCGAACGACTCGAAGGCGACCACGGGATTGCTTCGGGACCAGTTGCTGCCTGTCGTGACCAGAGCCGTCAAGGCCAAGCACGGATGGGACTACTTCTACTATGGCGGCGTCATGCGGGGCGGCGCCGAGCGGGCATGGGAGTCTGACGCCGAACTGGCCAAGGCGCGCTACACCTCGACGTACTTCGGCGTGCGCAACCGGCTGGGGATCCTGGTCGAAACATATTCTTACGCGTCGTTTGAAGATCGCATCAAGGCCAACTACTGGTTTCTCGAGGAAACGCTCGGCTACGTCGCGAAGAATGGCGAGGCCGTGAAGCAGGCTGTAGCCACAGCCGGAAGCGAATCGATCGTCGGCAAGGAACTGGCGGTGCGGCAGAAGCTCGTGAAAGGCGCGGAGCCGAAAGAGATCGTGTTCGCACAGACCGTCGGTGAGCGCAATCCGTATGTGCCGGACCGGCCGTACCGGCGCCGCGTGCCCGGCGGGGAAACGCGCGAGGCGATGGGGCACTATGGCACGACGGAGGCGACCGAGACGAGCGTGGCGCCGCGCGCCTATGTGCTGCCGGCCGCGATTGCCGGTCCGCCTGCGCCTGCGGCTTCGGCGGGGCAAGCCGGCGGAAGAGTTGGTGGCCCGCCTTCGCCTGCGGCTACGGCGCGGCAAGGCGGGGGACGCGGGGGCGGCTCGCCGTCGGCGCGCGTCATCGCCAGCGTGATCGACCGGCTCGAAGCGCATGGCATCAAGTACATCCGCACGGAGAAGGAACAGACGATCAAGGGCGAGCGTTTCAAGATTGAATCCAACACGCTGGCGGATCGCGAATACCAGGGCACCCACAAAATGCGCACGTTGACCGGAAAGTGGGAGGCCGCCGAGCAGACGCTCCCGGCCGGTTCCATCATCGTGCCGATGGATCAGCCGCTGGCCCGGCTGGCGTTCCTGCTGTTCGACCCGCGATCAGACGACGGGCTGATGGCGTGGAACATCCTCGACCCGGTGCTGGGCGCGACGCCCGCGCCGGAGTACTACCCCGTGCTGCGCACGATGGACGGGGTGGGAAAGTAG
- a CDS encoding DPP IV N-terminal domain-containing protein, translated as MNAMRQMRAARGAVLGVLIAVGALSVALAAQDRLKTLPGFEQYQRMSKQVQGAVKSGALSVSWKDGGKAFEYPQDGKIYRFDIATKQATEVGPVPATPEGAGGRGGRGQVGGLARGRQVVSVDSPDKALKAFYKDRNLYVSDAAGANSSPVTTDGSEKDRIKYGTASWVYGEELNQTTAIWWSPDSRMLAYYRFDEKQVPDYFLQMNQTKLYTTVDTEAYPKSGEANPVVDLFVYDIATKTSVKVDVRGGKPFDNDVVGHYVYRVAWSPDSRELLFTRTNRRQNVLELAAASPATGACRVILREEWPTGWIQENPTQVFLKDGRRFIWASERNGWQNYYLYDLSGTLITPLTRYDRFEAGGIVKIDEDAKLLFVMARDGDNYLKQQLHRVSLDGKKDVRLTDPAFHHTVGSCMPSGRGGGPPAGAPGGPAPTCGISPDNKFVADVYQTHDAPPATRLLDATTGKLVAEVAKSDLTKFNQLGLKKTEMFTFTAADGKTALRGLISFPSDFDPSKKYPTIVSVYGGPAFSSNTARETFVQANPMTEYGFLVLNLDSRAVLGLGKRTLDALYLKLGQIEMDDMAEGVKALWSRPYFDRDRVGIQGTSYGGYSSVMCLLRHPEAFRVGVASSAVTSWIHYDTIYTERYMWIPQENKDGYDLGSAMKYADKLDGRLLLYYGTADNNVHPTNAMQLIQALQKAGKSFEVQVGPDAGHSGVNQQRMMEFFIENLVINPPKRAAAAQ; from the coding sequence ATGAACGCGATGAGACAGATGCGTGCGGCGCGTGGCGCGGTTCTGGGAGTACTGATTGCCGTCGGGGCACTGTCGGTGGCGCTGGCGGCGCAGGATCGGCTGAAGACGTTGCCGGGCTTTGAGCAGTACCAGCGAATGAGCAAGCAGGTGCAGGGCGCGGTCAAGTCTGGCGCCCTGAGCGTGAGCTGGAAGGACGGCGGCAAGGCGTTCGAGTATCCGCAGGACGGCAAGATCTACAGGTTCGATATCGCCACGAAGCAGGCAACCGAGGTCGGACCCGTTCCCGCGACTCCAGAAGGCGCGGGTGGACGGGGCGGGCGCGGACAGGTCGGCGGTCTGGCACGAGGGCGGCAGGTCGTGTCGGTCGATTCACCGGACAAGGCGCTCAAGGCCTTCTACAAGGACCGCAATCTATATGTGAGCGATGCCGCCGGCGCCAACTCGTCACCCGTCACGACAGATGGCAGCGAGAAGGATCGCATCAAGTACGGGACGGCCAGCTGGGTGTATGGCGAGGAACTGAACCAGACGACCGCGATCTGGTGGTCGCCCGACAGCAGGATGCTGGCGTACTACCGGTTCGACGAGAAGCAGGTGCCCGATTACTTCCTGCAGATGAACCAGACGAAGCTCTATACGACGGTCGACACCGAGGCGTATCCGAAATCCGGCGAGGCCAATCCGGTAGTCGATCTCTTCGTGTACGACATCGCCACGAAGACATCGGTCAAGGTTGACGTCCGCGGGGGCAAGCCCTTCGACAATGATGTGGTCGGGCACTATGTCTACCGCGTCGCCTGGTCGCCGGACAGCCGGGAATTGCTGTTCACGCGGACGAACCGCCGTCAGAACGTTCTGGAGCTGGCTGCGGCCAGCCCGGCTACCGGCGCGTGCCGGGTGATCCTCCGCGAGGAGTGGCCGACTGGATGGATTCAGGAGAACCCGACGCAGGTCTTTCTGAAGGATGGCCGCCGCTTCATCTGGGCCTCCGAGCGCAACGGCTGGCAGAACTACTATCTCTACGATCTGTCGGGGACGCTCATCACGCCGCTGACGCGCTACGACCGCTTCGAGGCGGGCGGAATCGTCAAGATCGACGAGGACGCGAAGCTGCTGTTCGTGATGGCCCGCGACGGCGACAACTACCTCAAGCAGCAGTTGCACCGCGTGAGCCTGGATGGCAAGAAGGACGTGCGGCTGACCGACCCCGCCTTCCACCACACCGTGGGTAGTTGCATGCCCTCAGGGCGGGGAGGCGGACCTCCGGCCGGGGCCCCTGGCGGCCCAGCCCCGACCTGTGGCATCTCGCCTGACAACAAGTTCGTCGCTGACGTGTACCAGACGCACGACGCGCCGCCGGCCACGCGGCTGCTCGACGCGACAACCGGCAAGCTCGTCGCTGAAGTCGCCAAGAGCGACCTCACCAAGTTCAATCAGCTTGGATTGAAGAAGACGGAGATGTTCACCTTCACCGCGGCCGACGGCAAGACGGCCTTGCGCGGGCTCATCAGTTTCCCGTCGGATTTCGATCCGTCGAAGAAGTACCCGACGATCGTCTCGGTCTACGGCGGACCCGCGTTTTCGAGCAACACGGCACGTGAGACGTTCGTCCAGGCCAACCCGATGACGGAGTACGGCTTTCTCGTGCTCAATCTCGACTCCCGGGCCGTGCTGGGCCTGGGAAAGCGCACACTGGACGCGCTGTATCTGAAACTCGGGCAGATCGAGATGGACGACATGGCCGAGGGCGTCAAGGCGCTCTGGAGCCGACCGTATTTTGATCGCGATCGCGTCGGCATCCAGGGCACCTCCTACGGCGGCTACTCGTCGGTGATGTGCCTGCTCCGGCATCCCGAGGCATTTCGCGTGGGGGTTGCGTCTTCGGCGGTGACGTCGTGGATCCACTACGACACGATCTACACAGAGCGTTACATGTGGATCCCGCAGGAGAACAAGGACGGCTACGATCTCGGCAGTGCGATGAAGTACGCCGACAAGCTGGACGGCCGGCTGCTGCTGTACTACGGCACCGCCGACAACAACGTGCACCCGACCAATGCGATGCAGTTGATTCAGGCCCTGCAGAAGGCGGGCAAGAGCTTCGAGGTGCAGGTTGGACCCGACGCCGGGCACTCGGGCGTCAATCAGCAGCGCATGATGGAGTTCTTCATCGAGAACCTGGTGATCAACCCGCCGAAGCGGGCCGCTGCCGCGCAGTAG
- a CDS encoding TetR/AcrR family transcriptional regulator: MEESKLPSSVDITPSERDPQTRNRLLQSAVHIFDRKGYSAASVREIAEMAGVAKPALYYHFGSKEGLLITILDEAVREFAKAISTAVARTGTARERLMTLCEDVFSLFEQNIPIVRVAHTVFLGPQDIAPAFDLTTFERIWREGLQRVIEDGQASGEFRPVPSADIAYALMGLVDSCVERQMHHGFDPVGQDGLRKIVNLLMDGVAREQWQPALSSRE, encoded by the coding sequence ATGGAAGAGTCCAAGCTCCCGTCGTCGGTCGACATCACGCCATCGGAGCGGGATCCGCAGACACGGAACCGGCTCCTCCAGTCTGCCGTCCACATCTTCGATCGGAAGGGGTACTCGGCCGCCTCGGTGCGCGAGATCGCCGAAATGGCGGGAGTGGCAAAGCCGGCGCTCTATTATCACTTTGGCAGCAAAGAGGGTCTGCTCATCACGATTCTGGACGAGGCGGTCCGGGAGTTTGCAAAGGCAATCTCAACAGCGGTGGCGAGGACCGGCACGGCGCGCGAGCGTCTGATGACCCTCTGTGAAGACGTCTTCAGCCTCTTCGAACAGAACATCCCGATCGTCCGCGTGGCTCACACGGTGTTTCTTGGTCCCCAGGACATCGCGCCCGCCTTCGATCTGACGACGTTCGAGCGCATCTGGCGCGAGGGCTTGCAGCGAGTCATCGAAGATGGGCAGGCGTCGGGCGAGTTTCGCCCGGTGCCGTCGGCCGACATCGCGTATGCGCTGATGGGGCTGGTGGACTCGTGCGTGGAGCGGCAGATGCATCACGGGTTCGACCCGGTCGGCCAGGATGGACTTCGCAAGATTGTCAACCTGCTTATGGACGGAGTGGCGCGTGAACAGTGGCAGCCAGCCCTGAGCTCACGCGAGTGA
- a CDS encoding efflux RND transporter periplasmic adaptor subunit, whose translation MIRNVRLYRFVIPGLAMLAGANCGGQSASQTSAAAARPPVAVTVASVVAAQLQESVDVVGSLAPKFAVDVKSEVTGTVTAVYVTEWVPVRKGDRLAHLDTRETEAGIESLKAIVAQAQVGKSRAQREFERAQQLKQFGLITPQNFDDARSAVDAADAMVSAANAQVKTAESHLAKSFITSPMDGVVALRGVSVGDRVENMGSGDPLFRVVDNRLMDLTVSVPSSRLAQVRVGQPLEFSTDALPGRTFTGKVMFINPAIDMASRTAKVVAAVPNGDGLLRGGSFVKGRIIVASRPGVLQVPREALLSWNIEAQTAEVFVVRGDQAEKRVVKIGSGGGAAIEVVSGLQAGDQVVTRGGFSIGQGDRVAVAKGAGA comes from the coding sequence ATGATTCGGAATGTTCGCCTTTATCGTTTCGTCATTCCGGGGCTGGCCATGCTGGCCGGCGCTAACTGCGGGGGTCAGAGTGCCAGCCAGACGTCAGCAGCCGCCGCGCGTCCACCCGTGGCGGTCACGGTGGCCTCGGTGGTTGCCGCCCAATTGCAGGAGAGCGTGGATGTCGTCGGGTCGCTGGCGCCGAAGTTTGCTGTCGACGTCAAGTCCGAGGTCACCGGAACGGTGACGGCTGTGTACGTCACCGAGTGGGTGCCGGTGCGCAAAGGCGATCGGCTCGCCCACCTGGACACGCGCGAAACCGAAGCTGGCATCGAGTCCCTGAAGGCGATCGTGGCACAGGCGCAGGTCGGCAAGTCGCGCGCCCAGCGTGAATTCGAGCGCGCGCAGCAGCTCAAGCAATTCGGCCTGATCACGCCGCAGAATTTCGACGACGCCAGGAGCGCCGTCGATGCCGCCGATGCGATGGTGTCCGCGGCCAATGCGCAAGTGAAGACGGCGGAGAGCCACCTGGCCAAGTCGTTTATCACCTCGCCGATGGACGGCGTGGTCGCCCTGCGGGGAGTGAGCGTCGGCGACCGTGTGGAGAACATGGGCAGCGGCGATCCGCTCTTTCGTGTCGTGGACAACCGGCTCATGGATCTGACCGTGTCGGTGCCGTCTTCGCGCCTGGCGCAGGTGCGGGTCGGCCAGCCGCTCGAGTTTTCGACCGATGCCCTGCCCGGGCGCACGTTTACTGGCAAGGTGATGTTCATCAATCCGGCCATCGACATGGCCAGCCGCACGGCAAAGGTCGTGGCGGCGGTGCCGAATGGCGACGGTCTGCTGCGGGGCGGGTCGTTTGTGAAGGGCCGGATTATTGTCGCCAGCCGGCCCGGCGTCCTGCAGGTGCCGCGCGAGGCGCTGCTCAGCTGGAACATCGAGGCGCAGACCGCCGAGGTCTTCGTGGTGCGCGGCGACCAGGCCGAGAAGCGCGTCGTCAAGATTGGCTCGGGCGGCGGGGCCGCAATCGAGGTTGTGTCAGGGCTGCAGGCGGGTGACCAGGTGGTGACTCGCGGCGGCTTCTCGATTGGCCAGGGCGACCGCGTTGCGGTGGCGAAGGGAGCGGGAGCGTAG
- a CDS encoding hemolysin family protein, whose amino-acid sequence MSDMSLEVVLIIVLILVNGVFSLAEFAMASSRKARLQQRLDDGDARAKKALALFAHPLDFLSTVQIGITLIGVLAGAMGGATLAGVLATHLERIPVLAAYASSLALGIVVLVITFLTLVVGELVPKKLALQNPEAIISAMAQPMGVLTRVFSPLVRVLSSSTSVVLRLVGVTPRPDVPITEEELQVLLDQGRQAGVFEASEQDMVEGVFRLTERRVFQVMKPRTEIIWLDINEPDEVSRGKIAASAYARFPVCADSLDNVLGVVRARDWLLANGAPLKSSMQPAHFVPETAMASRALDMFRARKPELMLVIDEFGGVQGLLTITDLLSEIVEGIDTSEPQAVQRQDGSWLVDGLLSIDDFKDRFEIASQMPDEDNYESVGGFVMMSLGRIPKTTDRFDWEGLRFEVMDMDGKRVDKVLVTRLPAASPGS is encoded by the coding sequence ATGTCTGACATGAGCCTCGAAGTCGTTCTCATCATCGTGTTGATTCTGGTGAATGGCGTCTTTTCGCTCGCCGAATTCGCGATGGCGTCGTCGCGCAAGGCGCGCCTGCAGCAGCGCCTGGATGACGGAGACGCGCGTGCAAAGAAGGCCCTCGCGCTGTTCGCCCACCCCCTCGACTTCCTCTCGACGGTGCAGATTGGCATCACGCTGATCGGCGTGCTGGCCGGCGCGATGGGCGGCGCCACGCTGGCGGGTGTGCTGGCAACCCACCTGGAACGGATCCCCGTGCTGGCGGCGTACGCCTCGTCTCTCGCGCTGGGCATCGTCGTGCTGGTCATCACGTTCCTGACGCTGGTCGTCGGCGAGCTCGTTCCGAAGAAGCTCGCGCTCCAGAACCCCGAGGCGATCATTTCGGCGATGGCGCAGCCCATGGGCGTGCTCACGCGGGTGTTCTCGCCCCTGGTGCGGGTGCTCAGTTCGTCGACCAGCGTGGTGCTGCGTCTCGTCGGCGTCACGCCCCGGCCGGACGTGCCGATCACTGAGGAAGAGCTCCAGGTGCTGCTCGATCAGGGGCGACAGGCGGGCGTGTTCGAGGCCTCCGAACAGGACATGGTCGAGGGCGTGTTCCGCCTCACGGAACGGCGTGTGTTCCAGGTGATGAAGCCGCGAACCGAGATCATCTGGCTCGACATCAACGAGCCGGACGAGGTCAGCCGCGGGAAGATTGCCGCCAGCGCTTACGCCCGCTTCCCAGTCTGCGCCGACAGCCTGGACAACGTCCTCGGCGTCGTCAGGGCGCGAGACTGGCTGCTCGCCAACGGCGCACCCTTGAAGAGCTCAATGCAGCCTGCCCACTTTGTGCCGGAGACGGCCATGGCGTCGCGAGCGCTCGACATGTTCCGGGCACGCAAACCCGAACTCATGCTGGTGATCGACGAGTTCGGCGGCGTCCAAGGCCTGCTGACGATTACGGACCTCCTCTCGGAGATCGTCGAGGGCATCGATACGAGCGAACCGCAGGCGGTCCAGCGCCAGGACGGATCGTGGCTGGTGGACGGCCTGCTGTCGATCGACGATTTCAAGGATCGATTCGAGATCGCCAGCCAGATGCCCGACGAGGATAACTACGAGTCGGTCGGCGGCTTCGTGATGATGAGCCTCGGCCGCATCCCCAAGACGACCGACCGTTTCGACTGGGAAGGCCTGCGCTTCGAAGTGATGGACATGGACGGCAAACGCGTGGACAAGGTCCTGGTCACCCGCCTCCCGGCCGCGTCACCGGGCTCGTGA